From the genome of Scytonema hofmannii PCC 7110, one region includes:
- a CDS encoding AraC family transcriptional regulator, translating into MPQEKIICVNFAQEDAYAQILPRSPLASSYRANWQCVRLDHHLQPAHETPEHSPQQYAIGISLEKQTFSAKRVLNGDTRYESINYGDVAVIPANTYHKFTWDSEVEFLVLSLEEVMFTRALYDSVDLHKLEILPHFATPDPLVHHIGLALKSELESQDKGSRIYIESLATTLCIHILKQYAVSSTKIATQSEGLSNIKLRQAIEYINQNLEKDLTLTEIAAVAGMSIYHFSRLFKQSTGFSPHQYVLNSRIEKSKRLLVKTEEAIDQICQQVGFQSQSHFTNVFRKLIGTTPKAYRKQVKI; encoded by the coding sequence ATGCCACAGGAGAAAATCATATGTGTGAATTTTGCTCAAGAAGACGCATATGCACAAATACTACCGCGATCTCCTCTTGCTTCAAGCTACCGTGCTAATTGGCAATGTGTTCGTTTAGATCATCATTTGCAGCCTGCTCATGAGACTCCAGAACACAGTCCCCAACAGTATGCGATCGGTATTAGCTTGGAAAAACAGACATTCAGCGCCAAAAGGGTGTTGAACGGTGATACGCGATATGAAAGCATTAACTATGGCGATGTTGCAGTTATTCCAGCAAACACCTATCACAAATTCACTTGGGACTCAGAAGTTGAATTTTTGGTTCTCAGCTTAGAAGAGGTCATGTTTACCCGTGCTCTCTATGACTCAGTGGATTTGCATAAGCTAGAAATATTACCTCATTTTGCTACCCCAGACCCGTTAGTTCATCATATAGGATTGGCACTTAAGTCAGAACTAGAATCACAAGACAAAGGTAGCCGTATTTATATAGAATCCTTAGCAACGACTCTTTGCATTCACATTCTTAAACAGTATGCTGTCTCTTCTACGAAGATTGCTACACAATCGGAAGGTCTCTCGAATATAAAGTTACGACAAGCTATTGAATATATAAATCAAAATTTAGAAAAAGATTTAACTTTGACTGAAATTGCAGCAGTTGCAGGCATGAGCATATATCATTTCTCAAGGTTATTTAAACAATCAACAGGTTTTTCACCTCACCAATATGTTTTGAATTCCAGAATAGAAAAATCCAAAAGATTATTAGTGAAGACAGAAGAAGCGATAGATCAGATATGTCAACAAGTGGGTTTTCAAAGCCAAAGCCACTTTACAAATGTCTTTCGCAAATTAATAGGTACGACACCCAAGGCATATAGAAAACAAGTAAAAATTTAA
- a CDS encoding thiol-disulfide oxidoreductase DCC family protein encodes MSYFVIYDGNCNLCVTLVQMLESLDRGQLFRYIPMQDEQMRSQWGITASDCELGMILLDANAPERRWQGSDAAEEIGKLLPNGSIFVDAYRALPGVKWAGDRIYEQVRDNRYTIFGKRSSTYVSSYCAHKKCNTTNH; translated from the coding sequence ATGAGTTATTTTGTGATTTACGACGGAAACTGCAATCTCTGTGTCACCCTCGTGCAGATGCTGGAATCCCTTGACAGGGGACAATTGTTCCGCTACATTCCCATGCAGGATGAGCAAATGCGATCGCAATGGGGGATTACCGCGAGTGATTGTGAATTAGGCATGATTCTTCTAGATGCAAATGCCCCAGAAAGACGTTGGCAAGGCAGCGATGCTGCTGAAGAAATTGGAAAACTTCTACCTAATGGTAGTATTTTTGTAGATGCTTATCGTGCATTACCAGGAGTCAAATGGGCAGGCGATCGCATTTACGAACAGGTTCGCGACAACCGTTACACCATTTTTGGCAAGCGTTCTAGCACTTACGTATCATCGTACTGTGCTCATAAAAAATGTAACACCACTAACCACTAA